From a region of the Candidatus Polarisedimenticolia bacterium genome:
- a CDS encoding ABC transporter permease produces the protein MLILPTPASRIGLWIILLLALVAAAAPFLSRHVIGCGPYDPVVPAGLVPPTPPDGRHLLGTDALGRDLLARIVHGARISLTVGILSEAVALLLGLAIGSAAGYFGGKVDGALMRLADVFLSLPAPLVALAVIAAFPDPETLPGLRSLPSPSLVLVFLVLGLIGWAGIARLVRAQILVVREMEYSSAAKALGSGDLRVVLRHLLPNALSPVVVAATLGIAGNILAESWLSFLGLGARPPLPSWGTMITEGQSYLTTRPWVCVYPGLALLVTVLAFNLLGDGLREALDPRGRAPLR, from the coding sequence GTGCTGATTCTCCCGACGCCCGCGAGCCGGATCGGACTGTGGATCATCCTGCTCCTCGCCCTGGTGGCCGCGGCTGCCCCGTTCCTTTCCCGGCACGTCATCGGTTGCGGTCCCTACGATCCCGTCGTTCCGGCGGGCCTAGTGCCGCCCACCCCTCCCGACGGGAGGCACCTGCTCGGCACCGACGCGCTGGGGCGCGATCTTCTGGCCCGGATCGTCCATGGGGCCAGGATCTCGCTGACGGTGGGGATACTCTCGGAAGCGGTGGCGCTGCTCCTCGGCCTGGCGATCGGATCGGCCGCCGGGTATTTCGGCGGCAAGGTGGATGGCGCGCTGATGCGGCTCGCCGACGTCTTCTTGTCCCTTCCCGCGCCCCTAGTGGCCCTGGCGGTCATCGCCGCCTTCCCCGACCCCGAGACCCTTCCGGGCCTGCGCTCCCTGCCCTCGCCGAGCCTCGTCCTGGTCTTCCTGGTTCTCGGCCTCATCGGGTGGGCGGGCATCGCCCGGCTGGTGCGCGCCCAAATCCTGGTCGTGCGGGAGATGGAATATAGCTCGGCGGCGAAGGCCCTCGGCTCGGGCGATCTCCGGGTCGTGCTGCGTCATCTCCTTCCCAACGCTCTGTCGCCCGTCGTCGTCGCCGCAACACTCGGAATCGCCGGGAACATCCTGGCCGAGTCCTGGCTGTCGTTCCTGGGACTCGGCGCCAGGCCGCCGCTGCCATCTTGGGGAACGATGATCACCGAAGGGCAGAGCTATCTCACGACTCGCCCATGGGTATGCGTCTATCCGGGGCTGGCGCTGCTGGTCACCGTGCTCGCATTCAACCTCCTGGGGGATGGACTCCGCGAAGCACTCGACCCCCGGGGGAGAGCTCCTCTCCGCTGA
- a CDS encoding 3-oxoacyl-ACP reductase family protein, with product MIDLTGKKAVVTGGSRGIGRAACRLLARAGADVTLGYRRDGEAAAGAAAEIRKMGRAALAVAGDLSRPKDAETLIGAALEAMGRVDILVNNHGIWKDGPIDSMTEEDWDETLEVNLKGIFLCTRAVLPAMFRQGSGRIINIASTAGQRGEAGHSHYAASKGGVISFTKSLGPELCGRGILVNCVAPGWVDTDMSAAALAGPEREKILATIPMRRAGSAEEIAGGILFFASDLSTYCCGEVLNINGASVLCG from the coding sequence ATGATCGATCTGACGGGGAAGAAGGCAGTCGTGACCGGGGGCTCCCGCGGCATCGGGCGGGCCGCCTGCCGGCTGCTGGCGCGCGCGGGAGCCGACGTGACGCTCGGATATCGCCGGGACGGCGAAGCGGCCGCCGGCGCGGCGGCGGAGATCCGGAAGATGGGAAGAGCGGCGCTGGCCGTCGCCGGCGATCTCTCCCGGCCGAAGGACGCCGAGACGCTCATCGGGGCCGCGCTGGAAGCCATGGGCCGCGTCGACATCCTGGTCAACAACCATGGGATCTGGAAGGACGGGCCGATCGACTCCATGACCGAGGAGGACTGGGACGAGACGCTCGAAGTCAACCTGAAGGGGATCTTCCTTTGCACGCGCGCCGTCCTGCCCGCGATGTTCCGCCAGGGCTCGGGCCGGATCATCAACATCGCCTCCACGGCCGGGCAGCGCGGCGAGGCGGGACATTCCCATTACGCCGCTTCGAAAGGGGGCGTCATCTCCTTCACCAAAAGCCTCGGCCCGGAGCTGTGCGGGCGCGGCATCTTGGTGAATTGCGTGGCCCCGGGCTGGGTCGACACCGACATGAGCGCCGCGGCGCTGGCAGGTCCCGAACGGGAGAAGATCCTCGCCACGATCCCGATGCGCCGGGCCGGCAGCGCCGAGGAGATCGCCGGCGGGATTCTCTTCTTCGCCTCCGATCTCTCGACCTATTGCTGCGGCGAGGTCCTGAACATCAACGGCGCTTCGGTGCTGTGCGGTTGA
- a CDS encoding ABC transporter permease has protein sequence MISYVLRRLLSLLPVLWAVVTIIWVCVFLLPGDPASLLAGGQRSDPRVIARIRSEWGLDDPAGKQYLRYLARLARGDLGTSYLQGRPVARVIGEAFPPTAFLAVSAMLLASLGGIGLGLLSAAHARRWLDDLLTFLSLVFVSLPAFWLGLMLILLFASRLGWLPVLGYGMEGLRIPGTGIRLPELRHLVLPAFTLGLISMGTVARITRAALLDVLGSDFIRSSAARGSAPTVLYLRHALRNALIPVVTVIGIDFAALLGGAVATEFVFAWPGLGKAIVRGIADRDLPLVEGGVLCLSLAFILVNLAVDLCYLAVDPRVRLRNS, from the coding sequence GTGATCTCGTACGTCCTGCGGCGGTTGCTGAGCCTGCTCCCCGTCCTATGGGCCGTGGTCACGATCATCTGGGTTTGCGTCTTCCTCCTGCCCGGCGATCCGGCGAGTCTCCTGGCGGGCGGGCAGCGCTCCGACCCGCGCGTGATCGCCCGGATCCGCTCGGAATGGGGGCTGGACGATCCGGCGGGAAAGCAGTACCTGCGATACCTGGCCCGCCTGGCGCGCGGCGATCTCGGGACTTCGTACCTCCAGGGCCGGCCCGTCGCCCGCGTGATCGGAGAGGCTTTCCCCCCGACCGCCTTCCTCGCCGTGTCGGCGATGCTCCTGGCATCCCTCGGGGGGATCGGCCTCGGGCTCCTCTCCGCCGCCCACGCGCGGCGCTGGCTGGATGACCTGCTGACCTTTCTCTCGCTCGTGTTCGTCTCGCTTCCCGCCTTCTGGCTGGGACTGATGCTCATCCTTCTGTTCGCCTCGCGCCTGGGGTGGCTGCCGGTCCTCGGCTACGGGATGGAGGGGTTGCGGATCCCGGGGACGGGAATCCGCCTCCCCGAGCTGAGGCACCTGGTCCTTCCCGCGTTCACCCTCGGCCTGATCTCCATGGGAACGGTCGCCCGGATCACGCGGGCCGCCCTGCTGGACGTCCTCGGCAGCGACTTCATCCGCAGCTCCGCCGCCCGGGGGAGCGCCCCCACCGTCCTCTACCTGCGTCATGCGCTGCGCAACGCCCTGATCCCCGTCGTGACGGTCATCGGAATCGATTTCGCCGCGCTGCTCGGCGGGGCGGTCGCCACCGAGTTCGTCTTCGCGTGGCCCGGCCTCGGGAAGGCCATCGTCCGGGGCATCGCCGATCGGGACCTCCCCCTCGTGGAAGGCGGGGTCCTCTGCCTGAGCCTCGCGTTCATCCTCGTGAACCTGGCGGTCGATCTCTGCTATCTGGCCGTGGATCCGCGGGTCCGGCTCCGAAACTCCTGA
- a CDS encoding FumA C-terminus/TtdB family hydratase beta subunit yields the protein MEQLTASLLALVTETSTRLPPDVRRAIARAVESEDEESRSAQALDIISSNIGMAAGCEGPLCQDTGWPTFIIRSPSGVDAIRIEEAIRAALVEATRRGKLRPNSVDSLTGKNSGDNLGPGTPSIHFHPWENRGEIEVKLLLKGGGCENKNIQYSLPAEIPHLGRADRDLDGVRKCLLHAVWQAQGHGCSAGALGVCVGGDRASGYEHAKLQLFRLLDDSNPDPRLAELEDYTVKTANALGIGTMGFGGATTLIGCKIGVINRLPASFFVSVAYDCWAFRRLGVVLDAASGAIKRWLYKAEEPLAAPAGGGKAAGPVRTGKEKVLEPPLTEAQARDLRVGDAVRISGLLYTGRDAVHHHLTAHDPPVDLRGQILYHCGPVALKDAGGWRVTAAGPTTSIREEQYEADVIARFGLRAVMGKGGMGPRTLKALKEHGAVYLNAIGGAAQYYARCIEKVEGVDLLDLGIPEAMWHLRVKDFPAIVTMDASGNSLHAEVEDSSAAILRTLAAPVFA from the coding sequence ATGGAGCAGCTCACGGCAAGCCTGCTCGCCCTGGTGACGGAAACCTCCACCCGGCTTCCCCCCGACGTGCGCCGCGCCATCGCCCGGGCGGTGGAATCGGAAGACGAGGAAAGCCGCTCGGCCCAGGCCCTGGACATCATCTCCTCCAACATCGGCATGGCGGCGGGCTGCGAAGGGCCGCTCTGCCAGGACACGGGATGGCCGACCTTCATCATCCGGAGTCCGTCGGGAGTCGACGCGATCCGGATCGAGGAGGCGATCCGCGCCGCGCTCGTCGAAGCCACGCGCCGCGGCAAGCTCCGCCCGAACTCGGTCGACTCGCTGACCGGGAAGAACAGCGGCGACAATCTGGGCCCGGGCACTCCCAGCATCCACTTCCACCCGTGGGAGAATCGGGGAGAGATCGAAGTCAAGCTGTTGCTGAAAGGGGGAGGCTGCGAGAACAAGAACATCCAGTATTCGCTGCCGGCCGAGATTCCGCATCTCGGGCGCGCCGATCGCGACCTCGACGGCGTCCGGAAATGTCTCTTGCACGCCGTCTGGCAGGCCCAGGGGCACGGATGCAGCGCGGGGGCCCTCGGCGTTTGCGTGGGCGGCGATCGCGCCAGCGGCTACGAGCACGCCAAGCTCCAGCTCTTCAGACTCCTGGACGACTCGAATCCCGATCCGAGGCTCGCGGAGCTGGAGGATTACACCGTCAAGACGGCCAATGCTCTCGGAATCGGCACGATGGGCTTCGGAGGGGCGACGACTCTGATCGGCTGCAAGATCGGCGTGATCAACCGGCTCCCAGCCTCGTTCTTTGTTTCGGTCGCCTACGACTGCTGGGCCTTCCGGCGCCTGGGGGTCGTGCTGGACGCCGCGAGCGGCGCGATCAAGAGGTGGCTTTACAAGGCCGAGGAGCCTCTCGCGGCCCCCGCCGGCGGCGGGAAAGCGGCCGGGCCGGTCCGGACGGGGAAGGAGAAGGTCCTGGAGCCGCCGCTGACCGAAGCGCAGGCGCGCGATCTCCGCGTGGGGGACGCGGTGCGGATCAGCGGACTGCTGTACACGGGGCGCGACGCCGTTCATCATCACCTCACGGCGCACGATCCGCCCGTCGATCTCCGCGGTCAGATTCTGTATCACTGCGGGCCGGTCGCCTTGAAGGACGCCGGCGGATGGCGCGTCACGGCCGCCGGGCCCACCACCAGCATCCGCGAGGAGCAGTACGAGGCCGACGTGATCGCGCGCTTCGGCCTGCGGGCCGTCATGGGAAAGGGGGGCATGGGCCCTAGGACGCTGAAGGCCTTGAAGGAGCACGGCGCCGTCTACCTCAACGCCATCGGCGGAGCGGCGCAGTACTACGCCCGCTGCATCGAGAAGGTGGAGGGGGTGGACCTCCTGGATCTGGGAATTCCGGAGGCGATGTGGCACCTCCGGGTGAAGGATTTTCCGGCGATCGTCACCATGGACGCCTCCGGGAATTCGCTTCATGCCGAGGTGGAGGATTCCTCCGCCGCCATCCTCCGGACCCTGGCGGCGCCCGTCTTCGCCTGA
- a CDS encoding ABC transporter substrate-binding protein, with protein MTPRWIVRTGSRSAAPALLLGAMLLSLCSWAGCSVAEPTRPRPEQVLRVRMREDPPDTDPAQSSDSLSDRLNLEVHDGLVDFEPLTLEIISAVAEAWEVTADGRRYTFHLRPGVRFQNGRALTSDDVLYSFRRILDPKVHSQRSEILSGVQGAKEFLAGKSSRLEGLEAVDPLTVRITLTHPIPYFLQLLATPAAAIVPREVYDDPRKGFLEHPVGCGPFKVARWERSNYLELAAFGDYYRGRPKLDRVVIRFIENPASAMEEYKAGGLEWMDEMAGSETEIARSLPQDYRKGPYLATYYYGMNLARAPFRGNVNLRKAFNYAVNRAAICTQLFEGTHTVAHGILPPGTPGFNPDLRGFEYDPEKAREYLAKAGYPGGKGLSPIDLWVNNNEKMLQVAQKVQADLKAVDVPVRIQAVDFAHFLQAVRGTPETPGEALFYKFGWQADYPDPDAFLYWLLHSRNAGPAGNMARYSNPKVDELLDRARGLLRMEERIPLYREAERIAVEEDAAWLFVSNYTERFLVKPYVKGVVLSPLGMSRTPFDRMWLEGSPASERR; from the coding sequence ATGACACCACGATGGATCGTCCGCACCGGATCCCGGTCCGCCGCCCCGGCGCTGCTTCTCGGGGCGATGCTGCTGTCGCTGTGCTCCTGGGCGGGCTGTTCGGTGGCCGAGCCGACCCGGCCGCGGCCGGAGCAGGTCCTGCGCGTCCGGATGCGCGAGGATCCTCCCGACACCGATCCGGCCCAGTCATCCGACTCGCTGTCGGATCGCCTCAACCTCGAGGTCCATGACGGGCTGGTCGACTTCGAGCCTCTGACCCTGGAGATCATCTCCGCCGTGGCCGAAGCCTGGGAGGTCACGGCGGACGGGCGGCGCTACACGTTCCACCTCCGGCCCGGAGTCCGGTTCCAGAACGGCCGCGCCCTCACGTCCGACGACGTCCTTTACTCCTTCCGGCGGATCCTCGATCCGAAGGTCCATTCGCAGCGCAGCGAGATTCTCTCCGGCGTGCAGGGGGCGAAGGAGTTCCTCGCGGGAAAGAGCTCGCGGTTGGAGGGGCTCGAGGCCGTGGATCCGCTCACCGTCCGGATCACCCTGACGCATCCGATTCCCTACTTCCTGCAGCTGCTGGCCACGCCCGCCGCCGCGATCGTGCCGCGGGAGGTGTACGACGACCCGCGCAAGGGGTTCCTCGAGCACCCGGTCGGCTGCGGCCCGTTCAAGGTCGCCCGGTGGGAGCGCTCCAACTACCTCGAGCTCGCCGCTTTCGGAGACTACTACCGCGGGCGCCCGAAGCTGGACCGGGTGGTGATCCGCTTCATCGAGAACCCGGCCAGCGCCATGGAAGAATACAAGGCTGGAGGGCTGGAATGGATGGACGAGATGGCGGGAAGCGAGACGGAAATCGCCCGGAGCCTGCCGCAGGACTACCGGAAGGGGCCGTACCTGGCGACCTATTACTACGGAATGAACCTGGCGCGCGCCCCTTTCCGCGGCAACGTCAACCTCCGTAAAGCGTTCAACTACGCGGTGAACCGCGCGGCGATCTGCACGCAGCTGTTCGAAGGCACCCATACCGTCGCCCACGGAATTCTCCCGCCCGGAACGCCGGGATTCAACCCCGACCTCAGGGGCTTCGAATACGATCCGGAGAAGGCGCGAGAGTATCTGGCCAAGGCGGGATACCCCGGCGGCAAGGGGCTGTCGCCGATCGATCTCTGGGTCAACAACAACGAGAAAATGCTTCAGGTCGCCCAAAAGGTCCAGGCCGACCTCAAGGCGGTGGATGTGCCGGTCCGGATCCAGGCGGTCGACTTCGCCCATTTCCTCCAGGCGGTCCGGGGAACTCCGGAGACGCCGGGCGAGGCGCTCTTCTACAAGTTCGGCTGGCAGGCCGATTATCCCGATCCCGACGCGTTTCTCTATTGGCTCCTCCATTCCCGCAACGCCGGTCCGGCGGGGAACATGGCCCGCTATTCGAACCCGAAGGTGGACGAGCTGCTGGATCGCGCCCGCGGCCTGCTCCGGATGGAGGAGAGGATCCCCCTCTACCGCGAGGCCGAGCGGATCGCCGTGGAGGAGGACGCCGCCTGGCTCTTCGTGTCGAATTACACCGAGCGGTTCCTGGTGAAACCTTACGTCAAGGGCGTGGTCCTCTCCCCCCTCGGCATGAGCCGGACCCCGTTCGACCGGATGTGGCTCGAAGGATCCCCTGCGTCGGAGCGCCGGTGA
- the rlmN gene encoding 23S rRNA (adenine(2503)-C(2))-methyltransferase RlmN: MHRNLYGSSREDLREILSPLSDKPFHAGQIYRWMHARGERDFARMSNLPRSLRAGLSERYRVGLPEVEQRLRSSDGTIKYLLRLDDGKAVESVYIPERERLTFCISSQIGCPLACTFCLTGRMGLVRQLSAGEIAGQVAVLAGDHRLAANDYNLVFMGMGEPLNNYENVLAAFRLLTDPEGFGIAPRHVTLSTAGVLPGLRRLAGESPRPRIAVSLSATTDALRNELMPINKAYPLAALFEALRAIPLAPRERITLEYVLLQGINDSLADALRLAALAGQLPVKINLIPYNEASVDGYAASAPPAARAFRDLLMSRGLRASIRRRRGADVSAACGQLAILDANTLQRPVRAFEELR, translated from the coding sequence ATGCACCGAAATCTCTACGGCAGCAGCCGGGAGGATCTCCGGGAGATCCTCTCGCCTCTCTCCGACAAGCCCTTTCATGCCGGGCAGATCTACCGCTGGATGCACGCGCGCGGCGAGCGCGATTTCGCCCGCATGAGCAATCTTCCACGCTCCCTGCGCGCGGGGCTCTCGGAGCGTTATCGCGTCGGGCTGCCGGAGGTGGAGCAGCGCCTCCGATCCTCCGACGGGACGATCAAGTACCTTCTGCGGCTGGACGACGGCAAGGCCGTGGAGTCGGTATACATCCCGGAGCGTGAGCGCCTCACCTTCTGCATCTCCTCCCAGATCGGCTGCCCCCTGGCGTGCACTTTCTGCCTGACCGGAAGGATGGGGCTCGTGCGCCAGCTCTCCGCCGGAGAGATCGCGGGACAGGTTGCCGTGCTCGCCGGCGATCACCGCCTCGCCGCCAACGACTACAACCTGGTCTTCATGGGGATGGGGGAGCCGCTCAACAATTATGAGAACGTCCTGGCGGCGTTCCGCCTCCTGACGGATCCGGAGGGGTTCGGCATCGCGCCGAGGCACGTCACCCTTTCCACCGCGGGAGTCCTGCCGGGACTGCGGCGGCTGGCGGGGGAGAGCCCGCGGCCCCGGATCGCCGTGTCGCTGTCGGCCACGACCGACGCGCTTCGGAACGAGCTGATGCCGATCAACAAGGCCTATCCTCTCGCCGCGCTCTTCGAGGCGCTGCGGGCCATCCCGCTCGCGCCGCGCGAGCGGATCACACTCGAATACGTCCTGCTGCAGGGGATCAACGATTCCCTCGCCGACGCCCTTCGCCTGGCCGCGCTCGCCGGCCAGCTGCCGGTCAAGATCAATCTGATCCCCTACAACGAGGCGTCGGTCGACGGATACGCCGCTTCGGCGCCGCCGGCGGCCCGGGCGTTCCGCGACCTGCTCATGAGCCGCGGACTGCGCGCCTCGATCCGCCGGCGCCGGGGCGCCGACGTCTCCGCCGCCTGCGGACAGCTGGCGATCCTCGACGCGAACACTCTCCAACGTCCCGTCCGGGCATTCGAGGAGCTGCGATGA
- a CDS encoding tetratricopeptide repeat protein — MKRENASFLLGGILFGFIMGTLFAHQFLKSPAPAGFSEGMAAPTNPSDPSGSAGAAEAAGPPPAGGGGQSAEQTMQRVQREMAALKKALESNPKDAAVLGRMGDLYYDAEMFDKARDFYTQSLASDPKNPNISTDLGICFQRLGQADEALRRFRESIAIDPNHWQSWLNLGIVSLFDKNDTKTAEEAFAKVRALNPGFQGLPQLQQALDQAKSGARM; from the coding sequence ATGAAGCGCGAGAACGCCAGCTTCCTGCTCGGAGGGATTCTCTTCGGCTTCATCATGGGAACCCTCTTCGCGCACCAATTCCTCAAGTCCCCGGCGCCGGCGGGATTCTCCGAGGGGATGGCCGCTCCAACCAACCCTTCGGATCCGAGCGGCTCGGCGGGCGCGGCCGAGGCGGCCGGGCCGCCCCCCGCGGGGGGCGGGGGCCAGTCCGCCGAGCAGACGATGCAGAGGGTTCAGCGGGAAATGGCCGCGCTGAAGAAGGCCCTGGAGTCCAATCCCAAGGACGCCGCGGTCCTCGGCCGGATGGGCGATCTCTACTACGATGCCGAGATGTTCGACAAGGCGCGCGACTTCTATACCCAATCGCTGGCGAGCGATCCGAAGAACCCGAACATCAGCACCGACCTGGGCATCTGCTTCCAGCGCCTCGGCCAGGCCGATGAGGCTCTCCGCCGGTTCCGGGAGTCGATCGCGATCGATCCGAATCACTGGCAGTCCTGGCTGAACCTCGGAATCGTCTCCCTCTTCGACAAGAACGACACGAAGACGGCGGAAGAGGCGTTCGCGAAGGTGCGCGCGCTGAATCCCGGCTTCCAAGGACTTCCGCAGCTCCAGCAGGCTCTCGACCAGGCCAAGAGCGGCGCGCGGATGTGA
- a CDS encoding ferredoxin family protein, protein MAYVITEKCLGERYATCVAVCPVDCIYPGDYQGQEFMVIDPVVCIDCGACLPECPIEAIVETPEEDPEYAKINADLSPQCKGNSPVTPRPSNDPPRKPTNKLA, encoded by the coding sequence ATGGCTTACGTCATCACCGAGAAATGCCTGGGAGAGCGTTACGCCACCTGCGTGGCGGTCTGCCCGGTCGACTGCATCTATCCCGGGGACTATCAGGGACAGGAATTCATGGTGATCGATCCGGTCGTGTGCATCGACTGCGGCGCTTGCCTTCCCGAGTGCCCCATTGAGGCGATCGTCGAAACCCCCGAGGAGGATCCCGAGTACGCGAAGATCAACGCCGACCTTTCCCCGCAGTGCAAGGGGAACTCTCCGGTGACGCCGCGTCCCTCCAACGACCCGCCGCGCAAGCCGACCAACAAGCTGGCGTAG
- the thiE gene encoding thiamine phosphate synthase: MEAYLVTDRRLASESFLPRLVREAAAAGVDRIQVREKDLGGRALLHLARDAMEAARDTRATVFVNDRLDVALAASAPGLHLGRSGLPLGAVRRWGGEDLVLGASAHTLEEAMEAQEEGADYLFFGPVFPTPSKAEFGPPVGIAGLEAVLRRVRIPVYAIGGIGPDNLRQLRGLPLIGVAMIAAFVRAASVPELIRLVHGRSWE; the protein is encoded by the coding sequence GTGGAAGCCTATCTGGTCACCGACCGGCGCCTTGCCTCGGAGAGCTTCCTGCCTCGCCTCGTCCGGGAGGCGGCGGCCGCGGGCGTGGACAGGATTCAAGTCCGCGAGAAGGACCTGGGCGGCCGGGCGCTGCTTCACCTGGCGCGGGACGCCATGGAGGCGGCCCGCGACACCCGGGCCACCGTCTTCGTGAATGACCGGCTGGATGTCGCTCTCGCCGCCTCGGCCCCGGGCCTGCATCTCGGGAGGTCGGGGCTTCCCCTGGGGGCCGTGCGACGATGGGGCGGGGAGGACCTCGTCCTGGGAGCTTCCGCCCATACCCTGGAGGAAGCGATGGAAGCCCAAGAGGAGGGGGCGGATTACCTCTTCTTCGGTCCCGTCTTCCCGACCCCGTCGAAAGCGGAGTTCGGCCCGCCCGTGGGGATCGCCGGGCTGGAGGCGGTCCTCCGGAGGGTGCGGATTCCCGTCTACGCCATCGGGGGGATCGGCCCCGATAACCTAAGGCAGCTGCGGGGGCTGCCCCTCATCGGGGTGGCCATGATCGCGGCCTTCGTGCGGGCCGCGAGCGTTCCGGAGCTGATCCGGCTCGTCCACGGACGTTCCTGGGAATGA